One stretch of Marinitoga sp. 1197 DNA includes these proteins:
- a CDS encoding biotin transporter BioY, whose amino-acid sequence MKGKISLLGLFTAFLIVTSWIKVPTPFGVPFTLQVFGIILTIYFLKKDAWKPVLIYILLGTLGLPVFAGFSGGISVILGPTGGYIIGFLLATFISNFPFENIIKGFLAILIIYISGISGLMMNLNISFVKAIKIGFLPFITFDIIKVILAYYTYKLTQKYEINILKH is encoded by the coding sequence ATGAAAGGGAAAATATCACTTCTGGGATTATTTACAGCATTTTTAATAGTAACATCATGGATTAAAGTACCAACACCATTTGGGGTACCGTTTACATTACAGGTATTTGGCATAATCTTAACAATATATTTTCTTAAAAAAGATGCGTGGAAGCCTGTATTGATTTATATTTTACTTGGTACTTTAGGATTGCCTGTTTTTGCTGGGTTTAGTGGGGGAATATCTGTTATATTAGGTCCAACTGGTGGATATATAATAGGTTTTCTATTGGCAACATTTATATCCAACTTTCCTTTTGAAAATATAATAAAAGGTTTTCTAGCAATTTTAATAATTTATATATCAGGAATTTCAGGATTAATGATGAATTTAAATATTTCATTTGTAAAAGCTATTAAAATAGGATTTTTACCATTTATAACTTTTGATATTATAAAAGTAATACTTGCATATTATACATACAAATTAACTCAAAAATATGAAATCAATATTTTAAAGCATTAA
- a CDS encoding ABC transporter permease, which yields MNSVLSSILSWDFISSGIRVTTPVLLAALGALVAELAGTPNIALEGTMLFSAFVGVIISGFTQSLWLSVIGALLTGIIMSSILAYFSLKLKTDIIMAAIALNIFASGGTIYALYLLTGDKGSSASLKSLVLPNIDIPIIKNIPILGDILSGHHILTYVAIILVFLIQYMLYKTPLGLRIRSVGESPDAARSVGISVFKTQYIALIISGMLASLGGIFLSMGYVSWFARDMTSGRGFIALAAQALGGTSAYGVALGSLLFGFSEALSFSLQFLDIPYEVTQSMPFIITVGALAFYAWSKTKSKRNKEL from the coding sequence ATGAATAGCGTATTAAGTTCAATATTATCATGGGATTTTATATCTTCTGGAATAAGAGTTACAACCCCTGTTTTATTAGCAGCTTTAGGGGCTCTTGTTGCTGAATTGGCTGGAACGCCTAATATTGCACTTGAAGGAACCATGTTGTTTTCGGCATTTGTTGGTGTTATAATAAGTGGATTTACGCAGAGCTTATGGCTTTCCGTAATAGGAGCATTGCTAACAGGTATAATAATGTCATCCATCTTAGCCTATTTTTCTTTAAAATTAAAAACGGATATTATAATGGCTGCAATAGCTTTAAATATATTTGCGAGTGGTGGAACAATATATGCATTATATCTATTAACCGGAGATAAAGGATCATCAGCTTCTTTAAAATCATTGGTTTTGCCGAATATTGATATACCTATAATAAAAAATATACCAATATTAGGAGATATTTTAAGTGGTCATCATATATTGACGTATGTTGCTATAATTTTAGTATTTTTAATACAGTATATGTTATATAAAACTCCATTGGGTTTAAGGATTAGATCTGTTGGAGAATCTCCAGATGCTGCACGTTCTGTTGGAATATCTGTTTTCAAAACACAATATATAGCTTTAATTATTAGTGGTATGCTCGCAAGTCTTGGAGGTATATTTTTATCTATGGGATATGTCTCGTGGTTTGCCAGAGACATGACATCAGGTAGAGGTTTTATAGCGCTTGCTGCTCAGGCTTTGGGAGGGACATCAGCATATGGTGTTGCTTTGGGTTCGTTGTTATTTGGTTTCTCAGAAGCGTTATCATTTTCATTACAATTCCTTGATATTCCATATGAGGTAACTCAATCAATGCCGTTTATAATTACGGTAGGAGCGCTTGCTTTTTATGCATGGAGTAAAACAAAAAGTAAAAGGAATAAAGAATTATAA
- a CDS encoding BMP family ABC transporter substrate-binding protein, whose amino-acid sequence MKKILVVLLIAVLSLTLFGKVKVALLINGTLGDKSFFDSAARGMKWAEEKLGVETKIIEMGYNPSEWEPTLEDISDLGEYDLIIVGTWQMVELLQRIAPLYPENKYIIFDDAVDYSQGNLQNVYSITYKQNEGSFLAGAMAALVSKSDKFKYSVPNKKVIGFLGGMDIPVINDFLVGYIEGAKYIDPDMKVLISYVGAWNDPAKGKEFTLSMYRQGADVVFAVAGETGNGVLAAAKEMNRWSIGVDSDMQLLYEEKDMDIVKHTLTSMMKNVDYSLFRAIKLYLEGKMPLGRVEALGLKERGIGLADNKYFREVMKSDPWVLVKLREIELAIIRGDITVPTAYGMSNEELNKIRNSVRP is encoded by the coding sequence ATGAAGAAGATTTTAGTTGTTTTATTAATTGCTGTGTTATCTTTGACTTTATTTGGTAAGGTGAAGGTTGCCTTATTGATAAATGGAACATTGGGAGATAAATCATTCTTTGATTCAGCGGCAAGAGGAATGAAATGGGCTGAAGAAAAGCTGGGAGTGGAAACAAAAATTATAGAGATGGGATATAATCCTTCTGAGTGGGAACCAACACTGGAAGATATATCCGATTTAGGTGAATACGATCTAATCATTGTTGGAACATGGCAGATGGTTGAATTATTACAGAGAATAGCTCCATTATATCCAGAAAATAAATATATTATTTTTGATGATGCTGTAGATTATTCTCAGGGAAATTTACAAAATGTATATTCTATTACTTATAAGCAAAATGAAGGTTCTTTCTTAGCTGGTGCTATGGCTGCATTGGTTTCAAAGTCAGATAAATTTAAATATTCTGTACCAAATAAAAAGGTTATAGGTTTTCTTGGTGGTATGGATATTCCTGTTATAAACGACTTTTTAGTTGGATATATTGAAGGTGCAAAATATATTGATCCTGATATGAAAGTGTTAATTTCTTATGTTGGAGCATGGAATGACCCTGCAAAAGGAAAAGAATTTACATTATCTATGTATAGACAGGGAGCAGATGTTGTATTTGCAGTTGCTGGTGAAACAGGAAATGGAGTTTTAGCTGCTGCTAAGGAAATGAATAGATGGTCAATAGGTGTTGATTCTGATATGCAATTATTATATGAAGAAAAAGATATGGATATAGTAAAACATACATTAACATCTATGATGAAAAATGTTGATTATTCATTATTTAGAGCGATAAAATTATATTTAGAAGGAAAGATGCCATTGGGTAGAGTAGAAGCTTTAGGTTTAAAAGAAAGAGGTATAGGATTAGCTGATAATAAATATTTCAGAGAAGTAATGAAATCTGATCCATGGGTATTGGTAAAATTAAGAGAAATTGAACTAGCAATTATTAGAGGGGATATCACAGTTCCAACTGCATATGGAATGAGCAATGAAGAGTTAAATAAAATTAGAAATTCTGTAAGGCCATAA
- a CDS encoding sugar ABC transporter substrate-binding protein — MKGKIILIYFIILTTFIFSKNITIWFEYEGIDELKSIAIEFEKEYPDIKVNIIKQKRIPDKIFTAFKGNGELPDLILLKNDDVGRLKEAYLIESLDEIKKEFENSLIKDSFEAFKENDHYFGVPFYFDTQILYYNKKILSEYNIHLDESYTFEDLLKVSNLIKKDGKYIGLAWGANSPYWFPTIQWAFGKKGLYSNGRILVNDSSTLKAINFINKVINVDKSADLIERQGLISGLKNNKIGMIFFGSFMIPDFIKSNTAFGILPLPYIEEANNYMTPIIDYKGFSVIKGRKSKEVLSFLKFIIDKKSQIDFCKDLYKFPVNKYAFDILKGKDEYFKTAYRSVEIGKPMPTSAFFKAKYWKGIRTMLTLILATNNNIDEIITKTQNFMDQK; from the coding sequence ATGAAAGGAAAGATTATTTTAATATATTTTATAATTTTAACCACATTTATATTTTCAAAAAATATAACAATATGGTTTGAATATGAAGGGATAGATGAACTTAAAAGCATTGCAATTGAATTTGAAAAAGAATATCCTGATATTAAAGTTAATATTATTAAACAAAAGAGAATTCCAGATAAAATTTTTACTGCTTTCAAAGGTAATGGCGAATTGCCTGATTTAATTTTATTGAAAAATGATGATGTAGGAAGGTTGAAAGAAGCGTATTTAATAGAATCTTTAGATGAGATAAAAAAAGAATTTGAAAATAGTTTAATAAAGGATTCATTTGAAGCGTTTAAAGAAAATGACCATTATTTTGGAGTTCCGTTTTATTTTGATACGCAAATCCTTTATTATAATAAAAAAATATTATCTGAATATAATATTCATTTAGATGAAAGTTATACCTTTGAAGATTTGTTGAAGGTTTCGAATTTAATAAAAAAAGATGGTAAATATATTGGATTAGCTTGGGGAGCAAATTCTCCATATTGGTTCCCAACAATACAATGGGCTTTTGGAAAAAAAGGATTATATTCAAACGGTAGAATTTTAGTTAATGATTCAAGCACTTTAAAAGCTATTAATTTTATCAATAAAGTTATAAATGTGGATAAATCTGCGGATTTAATTGAGAGGCAAGGATTGATTTCCGGATTAAAAAACAACAAAATAGGAATGATTTTCTTTGGTAGTTTTATGATACCTGATTTTATAAAATCAAATACAGCTTTTGGAATTTTACCTTTACCGTATATAGAAGAAGCAAATAATTATATGACACCTATTATAGATTATAAGGGTTTTAGTGTAATTAAAGGGAGAAAATCTAAAGAAGTTTTAAGCTTTTTAAAATTTATAATAGATAAAAAATCCCAGATAGATTTCTGTAAAGATTTATATAAATTTCCGGTTAATAAATATGCATTTGATATTTTAAAAGGAAAGGATGAATATTTCAAAACTGCATATAGATCTGTAGAGATTGGAAAGCCAATGCCAACATCAGCATTCTTTAAGGCGAAATACTGGAAAGGTATTAGAACAATGCTTACGCTTATTTTAGCAACAAATAATAATATTGATGAAATAATTACAAAAACACAGAATTTTATGGATCAGAAATGA
- a CDS encoding ABC transporter permease, giving the protein MKSTKRYEIYRTLIAIAIALALGYILILISAFPKGDIAFFEKLKTAIKDANKAFQTFLLSPVLKYRRGNWIFNLRGFIQWMNESVPIIITGLAVSLVFTAKHFNIGAEGQLFLGAAIATGAAIYFPSIPIITPIIVILIASLVGAGWSAIPGYLKSKWNASEVVTSLMLNYVALYMGLFIIKTFLRDPNAGQLVSLKFSDSASLFLLNTRYRWHSGIIIAIVMSIALWFIMKKTTWGYKVRLVGNNKYFAHYSGINTQKTFFQVHLLSGAIAGTAGIIELLGYYGRFVWLYSPGYGWDGIIIATLARNNPIYVPFAALFLSYIRVGAKTMGRYTNIPPEMVSILQATIILLVTAEAFLSQMRQKAIEKEAKKSEEVITGGEIHE; this is encoded by the coding sequence ATGAAGTCGACAAAAAGATATGAAATTTACAGAACATTAATAGCTATAGCTATAGCGTTAGCGCTAGGATATATATTAATTTTAATCTCAGCTTTTCCAAAAGGAGATATAGCATTTTTTGAAAAATTAAAAACAGCTATTAAAGATGCAAATAAAGCCTTCCAAACATTTTTATTGTCACCTGTACTGAAGTATAGACGCGGAAATTGGATATTTAATCTAAGAGGTTTTATTCAATGGATGAATGAAAGTGTTCCTATAATTATAACAGGGCTTGCAGTTTCGCTGGTATTTACTGCGAAACATTTTAACATTGGTGCAGAAGGACAATTGTTTCTTGGAGCAGCTATCGCTACAGGAGCAGCAATATATTTTCCGTCTATTCCAATAATCACACCTATAATTGTAATTCTTATAGCTTCATTAGTAGGTGCAGGATGGTCAGCAATTCCGGGGTATTTAAAATCCAAATGGAATGCTTCTGAAGTTGTTACCTCATTAATGCTTAATTATGTAGCTCTTTATATGGGGTTATTTATAATAAAAACATTTTTAAGAGATCCAAACGCAGGTCAGTTGGTATCATTAAAATTTTCTGATTCGGCGTCTTTATTTCTATTAAATACCAGATACAGATGGCATAGTGGAATAATAATAGCAATTGTAATGAGTATAGCTTTATGGTTTATTATGAAAAAAACAACGTGGGGATATAAGGTTAGATTAGTTGGAAACAATAAGTACTTTGCACATTATTCAGGAATAAATACACAAAAGACATTTTTTCAGGTTCATTTATTAAGTGGAGCTATTGCTGGTACCGCTGGAATAATAGAATTATTAGGATATTATGGAAGATTCGTGTGGTTATATTCCCCAGGTTATGGTTGGGATGGAATAATTATAGCAACACTTGCAAGGAACAATCCAATATATGTTCCATTTGCGGCATTATTTCTTTCATATATAAGAGTTGGGGCTAAAACAATGGGAAGATATACGAATATACCTCCAGAAATGGTATCTATTTTACAAGCAACTATAATTTTATTGGTAACAGCAGAAGCATTTTTATCTCAAATGAGACAGAAAGCAATAGAGAAAGAAGCCAAAAAAAGTGAAGAAGTAATAACTGGTGGTGAGATACATGAATAG
- a CDS encoding ABC transporter permease — MKRKTYILILPAAILITFILIIPMIYLLKTSLYLSPFGDNIAYVGIQNYLKVLNDSGVSIAVKISFLWSSIISTVVIILGIILAYLIEEKIKNKKLIFFLIMIPWIIPSYMGVLIWRALIYGYGTDSLIKNLFHLNTNLFTDAMAGFGWGVFVSIWLELPIVVMVLISAFQEVPKELHLAAKIDGANSLNTLINITIPYIKPTIISWFLITFANHFKDFTVPFLLTSGGPPLFDGLTSHSIVGITTTMGVFNYFISNTYFDFGIISAYSIISAFFVMLIAFIFLTRRTINLKKFILFIVSIKVLTFFFIKNPLLLLSAALYFILLKKRNLFAVIVFLDMTIMIISIRLNGFWNGFDFVPVISLMWIIFKEKTPVIPQIKRFDNLKIIKFAFIGIIIFIIILPFYHILIISISNTNDIIVSLIPPEITINNYERIFSEVHIEKNLLNTIIISSLTALMVPVFAYPLALFISKKRLNWVLPLLIFMDFLGGVHSIIALFMVFKSLNLLNSLFGLSLVYTTHTLPMATFLIKGYIDKIPKELEENAILDTTKIKSYFYIIFPLTIPAILVSALIGFMKGWNGFIPALMLLNKDSLYPISVKLYSFIGELGTSYPKWDLFAASSILNMIFLGIIFIFIRKPLMNGVLKDRF; from the coding sequence ATGAAAAGGAAAACATATATTTTAATATTGCCGGCTGCGATTTTGATTACATTTATTTTAATAATACCAATGATATATTTACTAAAAACATCGCTATATTTATCTCCATTTGGAGATAATATAGCGTATGTTGGAATTCAAAATTATTTAAAGGTTTTAAATGATTCTGGTGTATCTATAGCTGTTAAAATCAGTTTTTTATGGTCTTCAATTATTTCTACTGTAGTGATAATTTTAGGCATTATACTGGCTTATTTAATTGAAGAAAAGATAAAGAATAAAAAGTTAATATTTTTCTTAATTATGATTCCATGGATTATCCCTTCATATATGGGAGTTTTGATTTGGCGAGCTTTAATATATGGTTATGGTACTGATTCATTAATAAAAAATCTATTTCATTTGAATACAAATCTTTTTACAGATGCAATGGCAGGATTTGGATGGGGAGTTTTTGTAAGTATATGGCTTGAATTACCTATTGTTGTTATGGTTTTAATTTCAGCATTTCAGGAGGTTCCAAAAGAGCTACATCTTGCTGCGAAAATAGATGGAGCTAATTCTTTAAATACGTTAATAAACATAACAATTCCTTATATTAAGCCCACAATAATTTCATGGTTCTTAATTACTTTTGCAAATCACTTTAAGGATTTTACCGTTCCGTTTTTATTAACATCTGGTGGGCCGCCTTTGTTTGACGGTCTTACCAGCCATAGTATTGTTGGTATAACTACTACTATGGGAGTTTTTAACTATTTCATTTCAAATACATACTTTGATTTTGGAATAATTTCAGCTTATAGCATTATTTCTGCGTTTTTCGTTATGCTTATAGCCTTTATTTTCTTAACAAGAAGAACAATTAATTTAAAAAAATTCATTCTATTTATAGTTTCAATAAAAGTATTAACTTTCTTTTTCATCAAAAACCCTTTATTGTTATTATCCGCAGCATTATATTTTATTCTTTTGAAGAAAAGAAACCTATTTGCTGTGATTGTATTTTTGGATATGACAATAATGATTATAAGCATTAGATTAAATGGATTTTGGAATGGATTTGATTTTGTTCCCGTAATTTCATTAATGTGGATAATTTTCAAGGAAAAAACACCAGTTATACCACAAATAAAAAGATTTGACAATTTAAAAATAATAAAATTTGCATTTATAGGTATTATAATCTTTATTATAATCCTTCCATTTTATCATATACTTATAATTTCTATCTCAAATACCAATGATATTATAGTTTCTCTAATTCCACCGGAAATCACAATAAACAATTACGAACGTATTTTTTCTGAAGTTCACATAGAAAAGAATTTATTAAATACTATTATAATATCTTCTCTAACTGCTTTGATGGTTCCAGTTTTTGCGTATCCACTTGCATTATTCATATCGAAAAAACGTTTGAATTGGGTTTTGCCATTATTGATTTTTATGGATTTTCTTGGTGGAGTACATTCTATAATTGCGCTTTTTATGGTATTTAAAAGTCTGAATTTATTAAATTCATTATTTGGTTTGTCTCTGGTTTATACGACACATACATTACCAATGGCAACTTTTTTAATAAAAGGATACATAGATAAAATACCAAAGGAACTGGAAGAAAATGCTATACTTGATACTACAAAAATAAAATCATATTTTTATATAATTTTTCCATTAACAATTCCAGCTATATTAGTTTCAGCTTTAATCGGTTTTATGAAAGGATGGAATGGATTTATTCCTGCTTTAATGTTATTAAATAAAGATAGTCTTTATCCAATTTCGGTAAAGCTGTATTCATTTATTGGCGAACTTGGAACATCATATCCAAAATGGGATTTGTTCGCTGCATCATCAATACTTAATATGATATTTTTGGGTATTATATTTATATTTATTAGAAAACCACTAATGAATGGAGTTTTAAAAGACAGGTTTTAA
- a CDS encoding nucleotidyltransferase family protein, whose product MKILGVILAAGLSTRFKDNKLLFEYNGKALLQWTIDLLNKFDIDKLMIVNEKWESIKKNFDYNNFKIIKNHNYKNGISSSVKEAIKFALKYNYESVLIFLGDMPLIPRNIVTTILNTTSEKPIIAPYYKDKKGFPTLIKRALFYDILNIQGDSGIKQIIKNNPEFVEKINVDYPEVTVDFDYKLEV is encoded by the coding sequence ATGAAAATACTGGGAGTTATACTCGCTGCAGGGCTTTCTACAAGATTTAAAGACAATAAGCTTTTATTTGAATATAATGGAAAAGCGTTATTGCAATGGACTATAGACCTTTTAAATAAATTTGATATTGATAAATTAATGATTGTGAATGAAAAATGGGAAAGTATTAAAAAAAATTTTGATTATAATAATTTTAAAATAATAAAAAACCATAACTATAAAAATGGAATTTCTTCATCTGTTAAAGAAGCTATAAAATTTGCTTTAAAATATAATTATGAAAGTGTGCTAATATTTCTTGGAGATATGCCGCTTATTCCAAGAAATATAGTAACAACAATATTGAATACCACATCAGAAAAACCAATTATAGCTCCATATTATAAAGACAAAAAAGGCTTTCCTACATTAATAAAAAGAGCTTTATTTTATGATATTCTAAATATACAGGGCGATTCTGGAATAAAACAGATTATAAAAAATAATCCTGAATTTGTTGAAAAAATAAATGTTGATTATCCCGAAGTTACGGTTGATTTTGATTATAAGTTGGAGGTGTAA
- the ade gene encoding adenine deaminase: protein MKIKDIIPVALGKEKPDVLLKNAKLVNVFTGEIEETNVALFRKRIAGIGDYDDGKEIIDLEGMYLLPGFINAHLHIESSMLSPRQFAKAVLLRGTTTVIADPHEISNVLGLDGLEYMIKSTEGIPLNVYIAIPSAVPATTMETSGARLGPEDMVGFVDSYPNRIIALGEVMNFPGVINRDSELLTKIEILRHMYKKIDGHAPGVRGKELNAYIDAFIRSDHECTTKEEALEKISKGMQVFIREGTAAKNLDALIEAVNPMNHHSFSFCTDDREPLDILKDGDIDYLVRKSIEKGIDPIIAIRMATINTARYYNLRSMGAVAPGYKADMIVVDDLEKMNIRMVFKDSRMVVKDGVFVDKMEGVYNDLPKKFGKVVLPKFSVDDLKVKNKGGKIRVIKIYEGSLLTDEIIVEPEVENGFVVPDIKNDIIKIAIFERHTGTNFSIGFVKGFGIKRGAVGTSVGHDSHNIGIIGTNDKDMFIAVKEIEKMNGGMVVVENEKILARLSLPIAGLMTDKNLEAVVEELEFLEEKMRELGGIDATFMTLSFLQLAVIPTLKITNNGLVNVNKQEYVDLFVK, encoded by the coding sequence ATGAAAATAAAGGATATTATTCCTGTGGCACTTGGGAAAGAGAAGCCAGATGTCTTATTGAAAAATGCAAAACTTGTTAATGTTTTTACAGGCGAAATAGAAGAAACAAATGTTGCTTTATTTAGAAAAAGAATAGCAGGAATTGGTGATTATGATGATGGAAAAGAAATAATAGATTTAGAAGGTATGTATTTATTACCTGGTTTTATCAATGCCCATTTGCATATAGAAAGTTCCATGCTATCACCACGGCAATTTGCTAAAGCTGTATTGTTAAGAGGTACAACAACCGTAATTGCAGATCCACATGAAATTTCAAATGTTTTAGGACTTGATGGATTAGAATATATGATAAAATCTACAGAAGGAATACCTTTAAATGTATATATAGCCATACCTTCTGCAGTTCCTGCTACAACTATGGAAACATCAGGTGCAAGATTGGGGCCTGAAGATATGGTAGGATTTGTTGATTCATATCCAAATAGAATAATAGCACTTGGTGAAGTGATGAATTTTCCAGGTGTAATAAATAGAGATTCAGAATTATTAACGAAAATAGAAATTCTCAGACATATGTATAAAAAAATAGATGGGCATGCGCCAGGAGTTCGAGGTAAGGAATTAAATGCATATATTGATGCATTTATTAGATCTGATCATGAATGTACAACCAAAGAAGAAGCGCTGGAAAAGATTAGTAAAGGTATGCAGGTATTTATAAGAGAAGGCACAGCAGCAAAAAATCTTGATGCTCTAATTGAAGCAGTTAATCCAATGAATCATCATAGTTTTTCATTTTGTACAGATGATAGAGAACCTCTTGATATATTAAAAGATGGAGACATTGATTATCTTGTAAGAAAAAGTATTGAAAAAGGAATTGATCCTATAATAGCTATAAGAATGGCAACTATAAACACCGCAAGGTATTATAATTTGAGAAGTATGGGGGCTGTAGCTCCGGGATATAAAGCCGATATGATAGTTGTTGATGATTTAGAAAAAATGAATATACGAATGGTATTTAAAGATTCCAGAATGGTAGTTAAAGATGGTGTTTTTGTAGATAAAATGGAAGGAGTATATAATGATTTACCAAAAAAATTTGGAAAAGTTGTTTTACCAAAATTTTCAGTGGATGATTTAAAAGTAAAAAATAAAGGAGGAAAAATACGCGTAATTAAGATATATGAAGGATCATTATTAACCGATGAAATAATTGTAGAACCTGAAGTTGAGAATGGTTTTGTGGTTCCTGACATAAAGAATGATATTATAAAAATTGCAATTTTTGAAAGGCATACAGGAACTAATTTTTCAATTGGATTTGTCAAAGGTTTTGGAATAAAACGTGGAGCTGTTGGAACGAGTGTGGGGCATGATTCACATAATATAGGAATTATTGGTACAAATGATAAAGATATGTTTATAGCCGTAAAAGAGATAGAAAAAATGAATGGTGGTATGGTTGTTGTTGAAAATGAAAAAATTTTAGCAAGATTGTCACTTCCAATAGCTGGATTAATGACCGATAAAAATTTAGAGGCAGTTGTGGAAGAGCTGGAATTTCTGGAAGAGAAAATGCGAGAACTCGGTGGAATAGATGCAACATTTATGACATTATCCTTTTTACAATTAGCCGTTATACCAACGTTAAAAATTACCAATAATGGCCTTGTTAATGTTAATAAACAGGAATATGTGGATTTATTTGTAAAATAA
- a CDS encoding ABC transporter ATP-binding protein: MSEYVLEMRNIWKVYPNGVTANKGVNLRVKKGEIHALLGENGAGKSTLMKILFGFEKPTEGEIYYNGELVHINSPDKAIELKIGMVHQHFMLVPSLTVVENVVLGMEPRKGFSIDLKKSIEFVKNEMNKYGLPVPLMEKVKDISVGMKQRVEIIKTLVRGADLIILDEPTAVLTPQETVELFKALKNLTKAGKTVIFITHKLNEVKEIADRITVLRRGRTIGEAEVKDITEKDMSRMMVGRDVDISIEKTPSKPGRIVLEAKNIEYTRFDGVKMLKGINLKLREGEILGIAGVEGNGQTELVDIITGMDKPEEGEIFIFEKSMMNANNPHEFRKVGMSFIPADRMIYGVSKEDTIEENLISDRFEKEPFSKKGVLRYNKITEFARKMIDEFDIRTDGPKTAVKMLSGGNIQKVVVAREFTSNSKIIVADQPTRGIDIAAADFIRRRLVKERDNNVAVLLISSDLTELLEVSDRILVIYHGEFVAHFEDISQINENILGEYMLGIKKMSKEEMGDLI; encoded by the coding sequence ATGAGTGAATATGTACTTGAGATGAGAAATATATGGAAAGTATATCCTAACGGTGTTACGGCAAATAAAGGGGTTAATTTAAGAGTAAAAAAAGGCGAGATTCATGCTTTGCTTGGCGAAAATGGTGCTGGTAAAAGTACATTGATGAAAATTTTATTTGGTTTTGAAAAACCAACCGAGGGAGAAATTTATTATAATGGCGAATTGGTGCATATTAATTCGCCAGACAAAGCTATAGAATTGAAAATAGGAATGGTTCATCAGCATTTTATGCTTGTTCCATCACTAACTGTTGTTGAAAATGTTGTTCTTGGAATGGAACCACGAAAAGGTTTTTCAATAGATTTAAAAAAATCTATTGAATTTGTAAAAAATGAAATGAATAAATATGGCTTACCTGTTCCATTGATGGAAAAGGTAAAAGATATAAGTGTTGGTATGAAACAAAGAGTGGAAATAATAAAAACGCTTGTAAGAGGAGCAGATTTAATAATTTTAGATGAACCAACAGCTGTTTTAACTCCACAGGAAACGGTAGAATTATTTAAAGCACTGAAAAATCTAACAAAGGCTGGAAAAACTGTTATATTTATTACGCATAAATTAAATGAAGTGAAGGAAATTGCGGATAGAATAACAGTTTTAAGAAGAGGTAGAACCATTGGTGAGGCAGAAGTAAAGGATATAACTGAAAAGGATATGTCAAGAATGATGGTAGGAAGAGACGTTGATATAAGTATAGAAAAAACACCCTCAAAACCAGGAAGAATAGTATTGGAAGCAAAAAATATAGAATACACGAGATTTGATGGAGTAAAGATGTTAAAAGGTATTAATTTGAAATTAAGAGAAGGCGAAATACTTGGAATAGCTGGTGTTGAAGGAAATGGACAAACTGAATTGGTAGATATTATTACAGGAATGGATAAACCTGAAGAAGGTGAAATATTTATTTTTGAAAAAAGTATGATGAATGCAAATAATCCACATGAATTCAGGAAAGTTGGCATGAGTTTTATTCCTGCGGATAGAATGATATATGGTGTATCAAAAGAAGATACAATTGAGGAAAATTTAATTAGTGACAGATTTGAAAAAGAACCATTTTCTAAAAAAGGTGTATTAAGATATAATAAAATAACAGAATTTGCAAGAAAAATGATAGATGAATTTGATATTAGAACAGATGGGCCTAAAACAGCTGTAAAAATGCTGTCAGGTGGTAATATTCAAAAAGTAGTTGTTGCAAGAGAATTTACATCAAATTCCAAAATAATAGTTGCTGATCAACCAACAAGAGGTATAGATATTGCAGCAGCTGATTTTATAAGAAGACGTCTTGTAAAGGAAAGAGATAATAATGTAGCTGTTCTATTAATTTCTTCGGATTTAACAGAATTATTAGAAGTTTCTGATAGAATACTTGTAATATATCATGGTGAATTCGTAGCTCATTTTGAGGATATTTCTCAAATAAATGAAAATATACTTGGTGAATATATGCTTGGAATAAAGAAAATGTCAAAAGAAGAAATGGGTGATTTAATATGA